Proteins encoded together in one Amblyomma americanum isolate KBUSLIRL-KWMA chromosome 1, ASM5285725v1, whole genome shotgun sequence window:
- the LOC144113271 gene encoding uncharacterized protein LOC144113271 isoform X3: protein MAEIEGLCSGITNFEQLAADSADELARVQAEAESLKESLAAAQMEAEEREEAALLLLEKDTQIAQLEGELQEKREELASLVQEKAAVDESERLRECNQNWKEIVSSISKKLEQEKNWRESMEIQFLKTSKGEIAQKPSEHSRQALAKLETENKHLKAKVSKLQEKVCRLTNEIAETRDAEARKRERIEHLYREAKEEHQFMRRASTAARAGVTPGRQASTAVQRGSRPVPAAPQDVPKCMPTQECPFTSSFLHTPHKPSTSVAQAPSLIAPAFAEAPASSTFRGRVVVHEPESSSSTSPGLEVAVMPAEPSQESTSSEMSLSELASIIEAIPVKPKPPTGNAGGKSCSTKSHAVAATKASKHLQKAKTPVKASPCKRKHPCTASAVPASSKKSKLEKKEDSS, encoded by the exons ATG GCTGAAATTGAAGGCCTCTGCAGTGGTATCACCAACTTTGAGCAGCTTGCTGCAGATAGTGCTGATGAGCTAGCACGAGTGCAGGCTGAAGCCGAGTCCCTCAA GGAGTCCCTGGCTGCAGCCCAGATGGAGGCTGAAGAACGAGAGGAGGCTGCCCTGCTGCTTCTCGAAAAGGACACACAGATAGCCCAGCTGGAAGGAGAGCTGCAG GAAAAGAGAGAGGAGCTTGCCAGTCTTGTCCAGGAAAAGGCAGCAGTGGATGAGTCAGAGAGGTTGAG GGAGTGTAATCAAAACTGGAAAGAAATTGTATCGAGCATTTCCAAAAAGCTTGAGCAAGAAAAGAACTGGCGGGAGAGCATG GAAATCCAGTTTCTCAAAACCTCAAAGGGAGAAATAGCCCAGAAG CCTTCCGAGCACAGTAGACAGGCACTGGCTAAACTCGAGACTGAG AACAAGCACCTCAAGGCAAAAGTGTCGAAGCTACAGGAGAAGGTTTGCCGCCTAACCAACGAGATAGCTGAAACAAGGGACGCTGAAGCACGGAAACGTGAGCGCATTGAGCATCTGTACCGGGAAGCCAAAGAAGAGCACCAGTTCATGAGGAGAGCCAGCACTGCTGCCAGGGCAGGGGTGACCCCAGGCCGCCAG GCTTCAACCGCTGTTCAACGGGGAAGCAGACCTGTGCCTGCAGCACCACAAGATGTACCCAAGTGCATGCCGACACAGGAATGCCCTTTCACATCGTCGTTTCTGCACACTCCACACAAGCCTAGCACTTCCGTGGCCCAAGCCCCATCACTGATTGCACCTGCTTTTGCAGAAGCGCCAGCAAGCAGCACCTTTAGAGGCAGAGTG GTTGTGCATGAGCCTGAGTCATCTTCAAGCACTTCACCCGGACTTGAGGTTGCGGTGATGCCTGCTGAACCATCACAGGAAAGCACATCGAGTGAAATGTCG cTCTCTGAGTTGGCTAGCATCATTGAAGCAATTCCAGTCAAGCCAAAGCCTCCGACTGGTAATGCTGGAGGGAAATCCTGCTCAACCAAATCCCATGCAGTCGCtgcaacaaaggcatcaaagcATCTGCAAAAGGCA AAAACACCAGTAAAGGCTTCACCATGCAAGCGAAAGCATCCTTGCACT
- the LOC144113271 gene encoding uncharacterized protein LOC144113271 isoform X1, with the protein MGERVYDHWSRSQGVTSDMSDELARKKEEVKRLSAESARMDSVIREQMAEIEGLCSGITNFEQLAADSADELARVQAEAESLKESLAAAQMEAEEREEAALLLLEKDTQIAQLEGELQEKREELASLVQEKAAVDESERLRECNQNWKEIVSSISKKLEQEKNWRESMEIQFLKTSKGEIAQKPSEHSRQALAKLETENKHLKAKVSKLQEKVCRLTNEIAETRDAEARKRERIEHLYREAKEEHQFMRRASTAARAGVTPGRQASTAVQRGSRPVPAAPQDVPKCMPTQECPFTSSFLHTPHKPSTSVAQAPSLIAPAFAEAPASSTFRGRVVVHEPESSSSTSPGLEVAVMPAEPSQESTSSEMSLSELASIIEAIPVKPKPPTGNAGGKSCSTKSHAVAATKASKHLQKAKTPVKASPCKRKHPCTASAVPASSKKSKLEKKEDSS; encoded by the exons ATGGGAGAGAGAG TCTATGATCACTGGAGCCGCTCCCAGGGAGTGACCTCTGACATGAGTGACGAATTggccaggaagaaagaagaagTTAAGAGACTCTCTGCGGAGTCCGCAAGAATGGACTCTGTCATCAGGGAGCAGATG GCTGAAATTGAAGGCCTCTGCAGTGGTATCACCAACTTTGAGCAGCTTGCTGCAGATAGTGCTGATGAGCTAGCACGAGTGCAGGCTGAAGCCGAGTCCCTCAA GGAGTCCCTGGCTGCAGCCCAGATGGAGGCTGAAGAACGAGAGGAGGCTGCCCTGCTGCTTCTCGAAAAGGACACACAGATAGCCCAGCTGGAAGGAGAGCTGCAG GAAAAGAGAGAGGAGCTTGCCAGTCTTGTCCAGGAAAAGGCAGCAGTGGATGAGTCAGAGAGGTTGAG GGAGTGTAATCAAAACTGGAAAGAAATTGTATCGAGCATTTCCAAAAAGCTTGAGCAAGAAAAGAACTGGCGGGAGAGCATG GAAATCCAGTTTCTCAAAACCTCAAAGGGAGAAATAGCCCAGAAG CCTTCCGAGCACAGTAGACAGGCACTGGCTAAACTCGAGACTGAG AACAAGCACCTCAAGGCAAAAGTGTCGAAGCTACAGGAGAAGGTTTGCCGCCTAACCAACGAGATAGCTGAAACAAGGGACGCTGAAGCACGGAAACGTGAGCGCATTGAGCATCTGTACCGGGAAGCCAAAGAAGAGCACCAGTTCATGAGGAGAGCCAGCACTGCTGCCAGGGCAGGGGTGACCCCAGGCCGCCAG GCTTCAACCGCTGTTCAACGGGGAAGCAGACCTGTGCCTGCAGCACCACAAGATGTACCCAAGTGCATGCCGACACAGGAATGCCCTTTCACATCGTCGTTTCTGCACACTCCACACAAGCCTAGCACTTCCGTGGCCCAAGCCCCATCACTGATTGCACCTGCTTTTGCAGAAGCGCCAGCAAGCAGCACCTTTAGAGGCAGAGTG GTTGTGCATGAGCCTGAGTCATCTTCAAGCACTTCACCCGGACTTGAGGTTGCGGTGATGCCTGCTGAACCATCACAGGAAAGCACATCGAGTGAAATGTCG cTCTCTGAGTTGGCTAGCATCATTGAAGCAATTCCAGTCAAGCCAAAGCCTCCGACTGGTAATGCTGGAGGGAAATCCTGCTCAACCAAATCCCATGCAGTCGCtgcaacaaaggcatcaaagcATCTGCAAAAGGCA AAAACACCAGTAAAGGCTTCACCATGCAAGCGAAAGCATCCTTGCACT
- the LOC144113271 gene encoding uncharacterized protein LOC144113271 isoform X2 — protein sequence MGERVYDHWSRSQGVTSDMSDELARKKEEVKRLSAESARMDSVIREQMAEIEGLCSGITNFEQLAADSADELARVQAEAESLKESLAAAQMEAEEREEAALLLLEKDTQIAQLEGELQEKREELASLVQEKAAVDESERLRECNQNWKEIVSSISKKLEQEKNWRESMEIQFLKTSKGEIAQKNKHLKAKVSKLQEKVCRLTNEIAETRDAEARKRERIEHLYREAKEEHQFMRRASTAARAGVTPGRQASTAVQRGSRPVPAAPQDVPKCMPTQECPFTSSFLHTPHKPSTSVAQAPSLIAPAFAEAPASSTFRGRVVVHEPESSSSTSPGLEVAVMPAEPSQESTSSEMSLSELASIIEAIPVKPKPPTGNAGGKSCSTKSHAVAATKASKHLQKAKTPVKASPCKRKHPCTASAVPASSKKSKLEKKEDSS from the exons ATGGGAGAGAGAG TCTATGATCACTGGAGCCGCTCCCAGGGAGTGACCTCTGACATGAGTGACGAATTggccaggaagaaagaagaagTTAAGAGACTCTCTGCGGAGTCCGCAAGAATGGACTCTGTCATCAGGGAGCAGATG GCTGAAATTGAAGGCCTCTGCAGTGGTATCACCAACTTTGAGCAGCTTGCTGCAGATAGTGCTGATGAGCTAGCACGAGTGCAGGCTGAAGCCGAGTCCCTCAA GGAGTCCCTGGCTGCAGCCCAGATGGAGGCTGAAGAACGAGAGGAGGCTGCCCTGCTGCTTCTCGAAAAGGACACACAGATAGCCCAGCTGGAAGGAGAGCTGCAG GAAAAGAGAGAGGAGCTTGCCAGTCTTGTCCAGGAAAAGGCAGCAGTGGATGAGTCAGAGAGGTTGAG GGAGTGTAATCAAAACTGGAAAGAAATTGTATCGAGCATTTCCAAAAAGCTTGAGCAAGAAAAGAACTGGCGGGAGAGCATG GAAATCCAGTTTCTCAAAACCTCAAAGGGAGAAATAGCCCAGAAG AACAAGCACCTCAAGGCAAAAGTGTCGAAGCTACAGGAGAAGGTTTGCCGCCTAACCAACGAGATAGCTGAAACAAGGGACGCTGAAGCACGGAAACGTGAGCGCATTGAGCATCTGTACCGGGAAGCCAAAGAAGAGCACCAGTTCATGAGGAGAGCCAGCACTGCTGCCAGGGCAGGGGTGACCCCAGGCCGCCAG GCTTCAACCGCTGTTCAACGGGGAAGCAGACCTGTGCCTGCAGCACCACAAGATGTACCCAAGTGCATGCCGACACAGGAATGCCCTTTCACATCGTCGTTTCTGCACACTCCACACAAGCCTAGCACTTCCGTGGCCCAAGCCCCATCACTGATTGCACCTGCTTTTGCAGAAGCGCCAGCAAGCAGCACCTTTAGAGGCAGAGTG GTTGTGCATGAGCCTGAGTCATCTTCAAGCACTTCACCCGGACTTGAGGTTGCGGTGATGCCTGCTGAACCATCACAGGAAAGCACATCGAGTGAAATGTCG cTCTCTGAGTTGGCTAGCATCATTGAAGCAATTCCAGTCAAGCCAAAGCCTCCGACTGGTAATGCTGGAGGGAAATCCTGCTCAACCAAATCCCATGCAGTCGCtgcaacaaaggcatcaaagcATCTGCAAAAGGCA AAAACACCAGTAAAGGCTTCACCATGCAAGCGAAAGCATCCTTGCACT